The Brockia lithotrophica genome includes the window GTACTGTTCGTGCTCGTAGCGCAGGCAGCACATGAGTCGCCCGCAGAGCCCGGAAATCTTGCTCGGGTTGAGCACGAGGCTTTGGTCTTTCGCCATTTTGATCGTGATCGGTTGAAACTCTGCAAGCCACGTAGCACAACACACGGGAAGGCCGCAGGGCCCCAATCCCCCGCGCATCTTGGCCTCGTCGCGGACGCCGATCTGACGAAGTTCGATTCGCGTGCGGAAGATGCTCGCCAGATCGCGAACGAGCGCGCGGAAGTCCACCCTGCCCTCCGCCGTAAAGTAAAAGATGAGCTTGGCACGGTCGAAGGTGTATTCCGCATCTACGAGCTTCATGGGCAACCTGTGCGCCCGAATCCTTTCGGCGCACAGAGGAAGCGCCCGCTCCGCATCTTGTTGGTTGAGGGCGACAATGGCGAGGTCTTCCGGGGATGCGAGGCGGAGAACCTTTTTCAAGGGTTGGACCACATCCTCGCCGCCGACTTCGCGGGGAGGCACGGCCACCTTGCCAAACTCGATCCCCCGAATCGTCTCTATGATGACGCCCGTCCCCGGACGAAAGAGGGCTTCGGCTTCTGCGGGGGACGTCCCCGGGTCAAAGTAGTAGATCTTTCCTGCACGGCGAAAGCGTACGCCTACGACCAACACGCGCCTCACCTTATTTCAAACCGACGAGGGCCGCCTTAAAGGCAAGGGCGGTCCGCGTGGCGGAATACGTACGGAATTTCCCAAACACCGTATCGAAAGAGGCGTAGAGGTCCGCGCGCGAACGCGAAGTTGTGCAGTTTGCCAAGGATACGCCGAATTCGGGCGGAATGCCCTCTCCCGCCGCTCCTACGGATTGCCGAAGAAGTTCCCCCAAAAGAAGCAAGGCGTAGGCCATGGCAAAGGTAGCCCCTTCTTTCCCGTACCGGCCCAGCACCCGATCTGCCCACAGCAGGCGCTCTCCCGCAGAGCGGGGAGGAGCGCAGACGAAAGCCGCAACTTCTCGGAGGAGGGTCGGGAGATCTTCGGGCGCGAGTCCCCCGAGATCTTCCACATCTCCCAAAGCGGCGAGCGCGACTGCGGCTTCCGCGGAAAACCCGCGGCGGACGTAGATCTCCTTGCGGCGTTCGTAAGGGGGGAGGGGGAAGACCAACGGAAGAAGGCGGGAACGCACCGTAGGCAAGAGACCTTCCGGCGATCGTGCGGCGACGAAAAAGAGCGTTCCCGTCGGAGGTTCTTCGAGAAGCTTGAGGAGGGCGTTTTGCGCCTCAGGGAGAGGAGGCTCGCGCAGTTCTAGCCAGACGACGCGATGTCGCCCTCGAGAAGGAGCCAAGGAGAGAACGTCCCGAAGGGCGCGCACGTCGTCCATCCGCAACTTCCCTTCCCTCGCCGCCACGTACACCCGGTCGACTTCCCCGCCACGCGCAATGCGTGCGGCGAGTTCTTCTTCCGACTCACCCGTATCTGCGGCGAGGTACGCGGCGGCGACGCGCAAGGCTACGTCGCGCTTTTCTTCGAGAAACGGTCCGTACAGGGCATATGCGTGCGCCAACCGCCCCCCTTGGAGGGCGCGGCGGAGAAAACGCTCGACGCGGTGCATGGAGAACAACTCCGTCGCACGTGCAAAAATCCCTTCGTCGGCCAAAGATCAGAAGTGGTGGAAGGCCTCGACGGGCAAGACGAATACCGTCGCCCCCCCAACTTGCACCTCCACGGGGTAGGGGACGTAGCTT containing:
- a CDS encoding PSP1 domain-containing protein, which gives rise to MVVGVRFRRAGKIYYFDPGTSPAEAEALFRPGTGVIIETIRGIEFGKVAVPPREVGGEDVVQPLKKVLRLASPEDLAIVALNQQDAERALPLCAERIRAHRLPMKLVDAEYTFDRAKLIFYFTAEGRVDFRALVRDLASIFRTRIELRQIGVRDEAKMRGGLGPCGLPVCCATWLAEFQPITIKMAKDQSLVLNPSKISGLCGRLMCCLRYEHEQYEATRETLPIVGEEILTPLGEGEVVEVGAEGRTVVARLRDGRMQVFSWDSLLEFWNSQLQ